A genomic segment from Geitlerinema sp. PCC 7407 encodes:
- a CDS encoding DMT family transporter has protein sequence MEILIVLLTASSAGGFLSIGAAANARLRRSLRSPVAAATVNFMVGFSTLTLLLVLGVLGSVDLSRLALVPWWAFLGGLLGAVFVTLNTLVVPQLGLTTTTLAVVCSQMTMSLLVDQWGWFGLTPHPINASRAIAIVLLLVAVALTQLDRDRPTKSAIAPVLLDSPPDPRSESDR, from the coding sequence ATGGAAATATTGATTGTGCTGCTGACGGCGAGTTCAGCTGGTGGATTCTTGTCGATTGGTGCAGCGGCGAATGCCCGTCTGCGGCGATCGCTCCGGTCCCCTGTGGCTGCGGCCACCGTCAATTTTATGGTCGGATTTAGTACACTGACCCTACTATTGGTGTTGGGTGTGCTGGGCTCGGTTGACTTGAGCCGCTTGGCTCTGGTGCCTTGGTGGGCGTTTCTGGGTGGCTTGCTGGGAGCGGTTTTTGTCACTTTGAACACCCTGGTTGTGCCTCAGCTCGGGCTGACAACAACGACGCTGGCGGTGGTTTGCAGTCAAATGACGATGTCTCTGCTGGTGGATCAATGGGGTTGGTTTGGCCTCACGCCTCACCCGATCAATGCTTCACGGGCGATCGCGATTGTGCTGCTGTTGGTGGCTGTGGCGCTGACGCAGCTAGATCGCGATCGCCCCACAAAGTCAGCGATCGCTCCAGTCCTTCTAGACTCTCCCCCTGATCCGCGATCGGAGAGCGATCGCTAG
- a CDS encoding DMT family transporter, with product MISHRFSRLGKLVWRCQICLYLLLALLSGALLPIQASLNAQLARSLGSVPLAADLSYLVGALALVAVLLTDRLERPNWSGLVSSPPWSWAGGVLGAWYISSSTYFTYTLGATLTLGLVVGGQVMMGIITDHFGWLNIPQHRLTPHRRFAVGLLAVALFFLVQPR from the coding sequence ATGATTTCTCACCGATTCAGTCGTTTGGGCAAGCTGGTCTGGCGATGTCAGATTTGTTTGTATTTGCTGCTAGCGCTGCTGAGTGGTGCGCTCTTACCGATTCAGGCCAGTCTGAATGCTCAGCTAGCGCGATCGCTCGGTTCTGTTCCTTTGGCTGCTGATCTTTCTTACTTGGTGGGCGCATTGGCGCTGGTTGCTGTACTGCTCACGGATCGCCTTGAGCGTCCGAACTGGTCTGGACTGGTGTCTAGTCCGCCCTGGAGCTGGGCGGGCGGTGTTTTGGGTGCTTGGTACATTTCCTCAAGCACTTATTTCACCTATACCTTGGGCGCTACGCTGACTTTGGGGCTGGTGGTGGGCGGACAGGTGATGATGGGCATCATCACCGATCACTTTGGTTGGCTAAATATTCCTCAACACCGCCTCACGCCCCATCGCCGGTTTGCGGTGGGTCTACTGGCCGTTGCGCTCTTTTTTCTGGTTCAGCCGAGGTAA
- a CDS encoding DUF1349 domain-containing protein — protein MQWLNEPPQWSGSDKQLIVKTAPKTDFWRITHYGFIRDNGHFYFSAIATDFTVEVTIRGEYKDLYDQAGIMLRVDEKHWIKTGIEYVDGVQNLSAVVTHVYSDWSRTPLPDAPESLRLKVERRQETIQIFYWEPSSGYIPFRMTYLPTSEALQVGLMGASPEGDGYLVTFEDYQLKLTS, from the coding sequence ATGCAATGGCTGAATGAGCCTCCCCAATGGTCGGGGTCAGACAAGCAACTAATAGTCAAAACAGCTCCCAAGACTGATTTTTGGCGCATTACTCACTACGGCTTCATTCGAGATAACGGACACTTTTACTTCAGTGCGATCGCCACAGACTTCACAGTGGAGGTCACCATTCGCGGCGAATACAAAGATCTCTATGACCAAGCAGGTATCATGCTGCGGGTCGATGAAAAACACTGGATCAAAACAGGGATCGAGTATGTCGATGGGGTACAAAATCTAAGTGCCGTTGTGACCCATGTCTACTCTGACTGGTCAAGGACTCCTTTGCCTGATGCTCCTGAATCCCTCCGGTTGAAAGTAGAGCGCCGCCAAGAAACGATTCAGATATTCTATTGGGAGCCCTCATCCGGCTATATTCCTTTTAGAATGACCTACCTTCCGACGTCGGAGGCTCTCCAGGTCGGCCTCATGGGTGCGTCGCCCGAGGGAGATGGATATCTCGTCACTTTTGAAGACTATCAGCTCAAGCTCACTAGCTGA
- a CDS encoding NAD-dependent epimerase/dehydratase family protein yields the protein MKVLLTSATGYIGSAVARALQLSHHQVVGIARSKAAAQHLERAGIHPHLGNLTDAESLERAAVQVDAIIHTAATNNAQMATVDRQAVATLLAALAETHKPFVYTSGVWVMGDTGETLADEAFPLNPSPIVAWRPAVENEVLVAADRGVRTVAIRPALVYGHGGGLLSMLMQAGREQGAVPVIGSGENIWSFVHVDDLATLYVKAMEQAPPGTLLVGASGEQVSARDVALAAGDAAGVGASLNLMSLAEGRQIWGDLANALALSQRVSGDYAKCLLRWTPGAPSVLADLTKGSYLLTAIAS from the coding sequence ATGAAAGTACTACTCACGAGCGCCACCGGCTACATTGGCAGCGCCGTCGCGAGGGCCTTGCAGCTCAGCCATCATCAAGTGGTTGGGATTGCCCGCTCCAAAGCTGCGGCCCAGCACTTAGAGAGAGCCGGGATTCACCCTCACCTGGGCAACTTGACCGACGCAGAGAGTCTGGAGCGGGCAGCGGTTCAGGTGGACGCCATTATTCATACGGCGGCGACGAATAATGCTCAGATGGCCACAGTCGATCGCCAAGCCGTCGCTACTCTCTTGGCGGCGCTGGCAGAAACCCACAAGCCTTTTGTCTATACCAGCGGAGTTTGGGTGATGGGTGATACGGGTGAAACTCTGGCTGATGAAGCGTTTCCGCTGAACCCGTCCCCGATCGTGGCCTGGCGACCTGCTGTCGAAAATGAGGTGTTGGTGGCTGCGGATCGGGGGGTGCGAACGGTGGCGATTCGTCCAGCTTTGGTCTATGGACATGGTGGCGGGCTGCTGTCGATGCTGATGCAGGCGGGGCGAGAACAAGGGGCGGTGCCTGTGATTGGATCGGGTGAGAATATCTGGTCGTTTGTGCATGTGGATGACTTGGCCACGCTGTACGTCAAGGCCATGGAACAAGCACCCCCAGGGACATTGCTAGTTGGGGCGAGCGGAGAGCAGGTGTCTGCGCGGGATGTGGCGCTGGCGGCGGGAGATGCGGCTGGTGTCGGGGCAAGCCTAAACCTGATGTCCTTGGCGGAGGGTCGGCAAATCTGGGGTGATCTGGCCAATGCTTTGGCGCTTAGCCAGCGAGTTTCGGGGGACTATGCGAAGTGTTTGCTGCGTTGGACGCCTGGGGCTCCTTCGGTGTTGGCAGATTTGACGAAGGGGTCGTATTTGCTAACGGCGATCGCCTCTTAG
- a CDS encoding MarR family winged helix-turn-helix transcriptional regulator produces MNQDRIDHILEQWQQELPQLDASALAVVGRVLRIARLLEKQRETVLSEYGLSLWSFDVLATLRRQGPPYRLKPTDLYGLLMLSSGAMTNRIDRLEQDGIVERLRDPGDRRSVMVQLTPKGVQLADTVVPALLSTEQELLSHFATPDEINTLTSLLRKLLASLEKTVK; encoded by the coding sequence ATGAACCAAGACAGAATCGACCACATCCTTGAGCAATGGCAGCAGGAACTGCCTCAGCTAGACGCCTCCGCTTTGGCAGTCGTAGGCCGTGTGTTGCGGATTGCGCGTCTCTTGGAGAAGCAGCGAGAAACCGTGTTGTCAGAGTATGGACTGAGCCTTTGGTCCTTCGATGTACTCGCCACGCTGCGACGCCAAGGGCCGCCCTATCGCCTAAAGCCAACGGATTTGTACGGCCTGCTGATGCTGTCGTCAGGGGCCATGACCAACCGCATCGATCGCCTCGAGCAGGACGGCATCGTAGAGCGCTTGAGGGATCCGGGCGATCGCCGCAGCGTCATGGTACAGCTCACCCCCAAGGGCGTTCAGTTAGCAGATACAGTCGTTCCCGCGCTATTGTCCACCGAACAGGAGTTGCTCTCTCACTTTGCAACACCCGACGAGATAAATACTCTAACTTCCTTGCTCAGGAAGCTTCTAGCTTCTCTTGAAAAGACAGTCAAGTAA
- a CDS encoding sodium-dependent bicarbonate transport family permease — MDFLSLFMMDFLAQLQSPTLGFLIGGMVIAALGSQLQIPDAIYKFIVFMLLIKVGLSGGIAIRNANLVDMLLPALFAVVMGILIVFIGRYTLAKLPKVKTVDAIATAGLFGAVSGSTMAAALTLLEEQGVAYEPWAAALYPFMDIPALVTAIVVASIYISKKRNAASEDLNKQEFFSKQPVAAGDYSNPSEYPTTRQEYLSMQRGDGGNRVEIWPIVKESLQGSALSALLLGLVLGLLTRPESVYESFYDPLFRGLLSILMLIMGMEAWSRLGELRKVAQWYAVYAVVAPLLHGFIAFGLGMIAHYATGFTPGGVVILAVIACSSSDISGPPTLRAGIPSANPSAYIGASTAIGTPIAIGIGIPLYIGLAQALMGA, encoded by the coding sequence GTGGATTTCTTGTCCCTTTTCATGATGGACTTTCTGGCGCAATTGCAGTCCCCGACCCTTGGCTTTCTAATCGGTGGCATGGTCATTGCTGCCCTTGGTAGCCAACTGCAAATTCCAGATGCGATCTATAAGTTCATCGTTTTCATGCTGCTCATCAAAGTCGGTTTGAGCGGCGGCATTGCGATTCGCAATGCCAATCTGGTGGATATGCTATTACCCGCGCTGTTCGCTGTGGTAATGGGCATTCTGATCGTATTCATCGGGCGCTACACATTAGCCAAACTCCCGAAGGTCAAAACGGTAGACGCCATTGCGACCGCAGGGTTATTTGGGGCGGTGAGTGGCTCTACGATGGCCGCTGCCCTGACGCTTTTAGAAGAGCAAGGCGTCGCGTATGAGCCCTGGGCCGCAGCTCTCTATCCCTTCATGGATATCCCGGCGCTCGTGACTGCGATCGTCGTGGCCAGCATATACATCAGCAAGAAGCGCAATGCTGCAAGCGAAGATCTCAATAAGCAAGAGTTTTTCAGCAAGCAACCGGTTGCGGCAGGCGATTATTCTAATCCGTCGGAGTATCCCACCACTCGGCAAGAGTATCTCAGCATGCAGCGTGGTGATGGAGGAAATCGGGTCGAAATATGGCCTATCGTGAAAGAAAGCCTCCAGGGCTCTGCTTTATCGGCGCTGCTGCTTGGACTCGTTCTGGGCTTATTAACCCGACCGGAAAGTGTCTACGAAAGCTTCTACGATCCTCTCTTCCGTGGTCTGCTTTCGATTCTAATGCTGATCATGGGGATGGAGGCTTGGTCAAGACTTGGTGAACTGCGCAAAGTGGCCCAGTGGTACGCCGTATATGCTGTGGTGGCACCGTTGCTGCATGGGTTCATTGCCTTCGGTCTTGGCATGATTGCTCACTACGCTACAGGATTCACCCCTGGTGGTGTTGTGATTCTAGCTGTGATCGCCTGCTCCAGTTCAGATATCTCGGGGCCGCCCACGCTGCGCGCTGGTATCCCGTCAGCCAATCCTTCTGCGTATATTGGTGCCTCTACGGCGATCGGTACGCCGATTGCCATTGGTATAGGAATACCGCTCTACATTGGACTAGCCCAGGCACTGATGGGCGCCTGA
- a CDS encoding P-II family nitrogen regulator: protein MTQQASKLVIVTEKLLLKQITKIIDKAGATGYTVVSAGGKGSRNVRSSGQPNVSDTFSNIKIEVLTSNRDMALKISDEVAAQFFADYSGITYICDAEVLHVHKF from the coding sequence ATGACCCAACAAGCCAGTAAGCTCGTTATCGTTACGGAAAAGCTACTGCTAAAACAGATCACCAAGATTATCGACAAAGCCGGAGCGACAGGTTACACGGTGGTTTCCGCCGGTGGTAAAGGCAGCCGCAACGTGCGATCGTCGGGACAGCCTAATGTTTCTGACACTTTCTCAAATATCAAGATTGAAGTGCTCACCTCTAATCGGGATATGGCCTTAAAGATTTCAGATGAGGTCGCAGCGCAATTTTTCGCTGATTATTCGGGCATCACCTATATCTGCGATGCAGAGGTTCTGCACGTTCACAAGTTCTAA